Proteins from a single region of Chloroflexota bacterium:
- a CDS encoding SDR family oxidoreductase: MELGLRGKVATVTGASRGIGRSIALGLAAEGCRLALCARGADRLNQTADEARALGCEVLAVPVDVTADGEVEAFVEQVGQRYGRIDILVNNVGGGGKDGFVETTDEDWSAAFDLTLWPAVRASRLVVPWMERQGSGSIVMISSIFGREWGGRPAYNVVKAAENALSKSMARQLAPRGIRVNAIAPGSIIFPGGSWQRRVDETPERMAEFVKNELPLGRFGRPEEVANAVTFLVSDAASLVVGACLNVDGGQSRSLI, from the coding sequence GTGGAGCTTGGACTACGAGGTAAGGTGGCGACTGTCACCGGGGCGAGTCGGGGAATCGGTCGCAGTATCGCGCTGGGGCTGGCCGCCGAGGGGTGCCGGCTGGCGCTCTGCGCGCGCGGCGCGGACCGCCTGAACCAGACGGCCGACGAGGCCAGAGCGCTCGGCTGCGAGGTGCTGGCCGTGCCAGTCGACGTCACGGCTGACGGCGAGGTCGAGGCGTTTGTGGAGCAGGTCGGCCAGCGGTACGGCCGGATCGATATCCTGGTGAACAACGTCGGCGGCGGCGGCAAGGATGGCTTCGTCGAGACCACGGACGAGGACTGGTCGGCCGCGTTCGACCTGACGCTCTGGCCGGCCGTGCGCGCCAGCCGGCTGGTGGTGCCTTGGATGGAGCGGCAGGGCAGCGGGTCCATCGTGATGATCTCGTCGATCTTCGGGCGCGAGTGGGGCGGCCGGCCGGCCTACAACGTGGTCAAGGCCGCCGAGAACGCCCTCTCGAAGTCGATGGCCCGTCAGCTTGCGCCGCGCGGCATCCGCGTCAACGCCATCGCACCCGGCTCGATCATCTTCCCGGGCGGCTCCTGGCAGCGGCGGGTGGACGAGACGCCCGAGAGGATGGCCGAGTTCGTCAAGAACGAGCTGCCGCTCGGGCGGTTCGGGCGGCCGGAGGAGGTTGCCAACGCCGTCACGTTTCTGGTGTCGGACGCCGCCAGCCTTGTGGTGGGCGCCTGCCTCAACGTCGACGGCGGACAGTCGCGCTCGCTGATCTAG
- a CDS encoding queuine tRNA-ribosyltransferase family protein, with the protein MAESRSAISFTVLATDPASGARAGRLETPHGAMETPAFVVPAGQGVVASLQPDEVAGLGAQATAVSLYQFVMRPGADQLSALGGLHTFSGWSGPIFVDNGGYQLARLGGDLERYDGLLVRPRPAPDQYAQRRAQERAAAQGRIVKVDDDGVTFRSHLDGSTHRWTPETFVQLQEQCGADLFVALSDEFAAAGSGRRAVSPARAVRWAERTLAARQRTGQGLYASVAVSGRARGEAHCEAVVELAELPFDGFALSGPGADILAATETALRDTIAALPSDRPRHLTALGDPSDLFAAARAGIDTFESAAPTRYAAHGLLLTAAGPLDIKRVVYREDDGPPDPTCVCPTCTTFTRAYLRHLFAAEELLAYTLAATHNLAFFLGLTARVRAAIIDGVLDRLEAEVLAAYPPSRRGRPARLPG; encoded by the coding sequence ATGGCCGAGAGTCGTAGCGCAATCTCGTTCACGGTGCTGGCGACGGACCCGGCTTCGGGCGCACGGGCCGGTCGCCTGGAGACGCCCCACGGCGCGATGGAGACGCCGGCGTTCGTCGTTCCGGCCGGGCAGGGCGTCGTCGCAAGTTTGCAGCCAGACGAAGTGGCCGGTCTCGGCGCGCAGGCGACAGCCGTAAGTCTGTACCAGTTCGTGATGCGGCCCGGTGCGGATCAGCTGTCGGCGCTCGGCGGCCTGCACACCTTCTCGGGCTGGTCCGGGCCGATCTTCGTCGATAACGGCGGCTATCAGCTTGCGCGTCTGGGCGGCGACCTTGAACGGTACGATGGCCTGCTGGTCAGGCCCCGGCCAGCGCCAGACCAGTACGCCCAGCGGCGGGCGCAGGAGCGGGCGGCAGCGCAGGGGCGGATCGTCAAGGTGGACGACGACGGCGTGACCTTCCGCTCGCACCTCGACGGCTCGACCCACCGCTGGACGCCCGAGACGTTTGTGCAGCTCCAGGAGCAGTGTGGGGCCGACCTCTTCGTGGCGCTGTCGGACGAGTTCGCGGCGGCTGGCTCGGGGCGTCGGGCAGTCTCGCCGGCGCGGGCCGTCCGCTGGGCCGAGCGGACCCTGGCGGCGCGCCAGCGAACCGGCCAGGGCCTCTACGCCAGCGTGGCGGTGTCGGGAAGAGCCAGGGGCGAGGCGCACTGCGAGGCTGTCGTGGAGCTGGCCGAGCTGCCCTTCGACGGCTTCGCGCTGAGCGGGCCGGGAGCCGACATACTGGCGGCGACGGAGACAGCTCTTCGAGACACCATCGCCGCGCTGCCCTCAGACCGGCCGCGCCACCTGACGGCCCTGGGCGATCCGTCAGACCTGTTTGCGGCGGCGCGGGCCGGCATCGACACGTTCGAGTCAGCCGCGCCGACGCGCTACGCCGCGCATGGCTTACTGCTGACGGCGGCTGGTCCACTCGACATCAAGCGCGTCGTCTACCGCGAGGACGACGGCCCGCCCGACCCGACCTGTGTCTGTCCGACCTGCACGACCTTCACGCGCGCGTACCTGCGGCACCTGTTCGCTGCCGAGGAACTCCTGGCCTACACGCTGGCGGCGACCCACAACCTTGCGTTCTTCCTGGGCCTGACCGCGCGCGTCCGCGCGGCTATCATCGACGGCGTACTGGACCGGCTCGAAGCAGAGGTGCTGGCGGCGTATCCGCCCTCACGCAGGGGCCGCCCGGCGCGTCTGCCTGGGTAG
- a CDS encoding glycosyltransferase family 2 protein, translated as MVTDPLLSLIIPAYNEESRLPATLARISDALEVRGEPYEVLVVVNGSTDRTEDVVKAAAQRDSNIKLIVTPLAGKGRAVRIGVSEARGDRIVFADADLSTPIEEVIGLTDRLSARHQVVIASREGAGARRVGEPYTRHLMGRVFNLLVQALAVPGIQDTQCGFKAFTRACAHDVFSRQRVVGFGFDVEVLYVARMLGYGIKEVPVTWEYAASSRVDPLRDTIRMFRDVLRVRLNALRGEYA; from the coding sequence CTGGTGACCGATCCGCTGCTGTCTCTCATCATCCCGGCCTACAACGAGGAGTCTCGTCTGCCCGCCACCCTGGCGCGCATCAGCGACGCCCTCGAAGTCCGTGGCGAGCCGTACGAAGTGCTGGTCGTCGTCAACGGCAGTACGGACCGCACCGAGGACGTCGTCAAGGCCGCCGCCCAGCGCGACAGCAACATCAAGCTGATCGTGACGCCGCTGGCGGGCAAGGGCCGCGCCGTGCGAATCGGCGTGTCCGAGGCGCGCGGCGACCGGATCGTCTTCGCTGACGCCGACCTGAGTACTCCTATCGAAGAGGTGATCGGCCTGACCGATCGGCTCTCAGCACGGCACCAGGTCGTGATCGCCAGCCGCGAGGGGGCCGGCGCGCGCCGGGTGGGCGAGCCGTACACCCGCCACCTGATGGGCCGGGTCTTCAACCTGCTGGTGCAGGCGTTGGCCGTCCCCGGCATTCAGGACACCCAGTGCGGTTTCAAGGCGTTCACCCGCGCCTGCGCTCACGACGTGTTCAGCCGGCAGCGCGTCGTCGGCTTCGGATTCGACGTCGAGGTGCTGTATGTGGCCCGAATGCTCGGCTACGGCATCAAAGAGGTGCCGGTCACGTGGGAGTACGCCGCCAGCAGTCGGGTCGATCCGCTGCGCGACACGATTCGGATGTTCCGCGACGTGCTGCGGGTCCGCCTGAACGCGCTGCGCGGCGAGTACGCCTGA
- the metG gene encoding methionine--tRNA ligase translates to MPDTILVCTAWPYVNGSLHVGHLAGVYVPADTFARFQRLRGNRVLMVSGSDEHGTPITVRAEQDGVTPKEIADRFHEEFLGYWRDLGISYDLYTRTGTDTHREVSQDELLLLDERGYLFQETTEAFYDEKAARFLPDRYVEGTCPNCGYEKARGDQCDNCGKLLDPTDLIDPRSRFSGTAPIRRSTTHYYIDLPKVNEPLLAWASKMTHWRPNVYRFTRNFLEGGLQARAITRDMSWGVPVPFPGYEEKRIYVWIEAVTGYLSASVEWARLKGDVDAWKPWWKDESTRQYYFIGKDNIPFHTVIWPAILIARGDTILPYDVPANEYMNFGGQKASKSAGIGTTVPALLQAFDPDPIRYYLTANAPENSDTDFSSDELIRRNNDELVATWGNLVHRTLTFTQRYFEGKVPGDGTIDPGLKAEIEATFEAVTAKLESARFKETIGDVMALARVGNRYFDEQAPWKVVKVDKDAAGQTVGSLLHLINALKVLFAPFLPFTSAKLHGLLGHEDTLEAHGWQWELLPVGQALPAPSPLFVKIDTSKLAEA, encoded by the coding sequence ATGCCGGACACGATTCTCGTCTGCACTGCCTGGCCCTACGTCAACGGGTCGCTGCACGTCGGCCACCTGGCCGGCGTCTACGTGCCTGCCGATACCTTTGCTCGCTTCCAGCGCCTGCGCGGCAACCGGGTGCTGATGGTGTCCGGCAGCGACGAGCACGGCACGCCGATCACCGTGCGCGCCGAGCAGGACGGCGTGACGCCGAAGGAGATCGCCGACCGCTTCCACGAGGAGTTCCTCGGGTACTGGCGCGACCTCGGCATCAGCTACGACCTGTACACGCGGACCGGCACCGACACGCATCGCGAGGTCTCGCAGGACGAGCTGCTGCTGCTCGACGAGCGGGGCTACCTGTTCCAGGAGACCACCGAGGCGTTCTACGACGAGAAGGCCGCCCGCTTCCTGCCCGACCGCTACGTTGAGGGCACCTGCCCGAACTGCGGCTACGAGAAGGCGCGCGGCGACCAGTGCGACAACTGCGGCAAGCTGCTCGACCCGACGGACCTGATCGATCCGCGCAGCCGCTTCAGCGGGACGGCCCCGATTCGCCGCTCGACCACCCACTACTACATCGACCTGCCGAAGGTGAACGAGCCGCTGCTGGCCTGGGCCTCGAAGATGACCCACTGGCGGCCGAACGTCTACCGCTTCACCCGCAACTTCCTCGAAGGCGGCCTCCAGGCCCGCGCTATCACCCGCGATATGTCCTGGGGCGTGCCGGTGCCGTTCCCGGGCTACGAGGAGAAGCGCATCTACGTCTGGATCGAGGCCGTCACGGGCTACCTCTCGGCCAGCGTCGAGTGGGCACGCCTGAAGGGCGACGTGGACGCCTGGAAGCCGTGGTGGAAGGACGAGTCCACCCGCCAGTACTACTTCATCGGCAAGGACAACATCCCGTTCCACACGGTGATCTGGCCGGCCATCCTGATCGCTCGCGGCGACACGATCCTGCCCTACGACGTGCCCGCCAACGAGTACATGAACTTCGGCGGGCAGAAGGCGTCCAAGAGCGCCGGCATCGGCACGACCGTTCCGGCATTGCTGCAGGCGTTCGATCCGGACCCGATCCGCTACTACCTGACGGCGAACGCTCCGGAGAACAGCGACACGGACTTCTCTTCGGACGAGCTGATCCGGCGCAACAACGACGAGCTGGTGGCGACCTGGGGCAACCTCGTCCATCGGACGCTGACCTTCACGCAGCGGTACTTCGAGGGCAAGGTGCCCGGCGATGGCACGATTGACCCCGGCCTCAAGGCCGAGATCGAGGCGACCTTTGAGGCGGTCACAGCGAAGCTTGAGAGTGCTCGCTTCAAGGAGACCATCGGCGACGTGATGGCGCTGGCCCGCGTCGGGAACCGCTACTTCGACGAGCAGGCGCCCTGGAAGGTCGTCAAGGTGGACAAGGACGCGGCGGGGCAGACGGTCGGGTCGCTGCTGCACCTGATCAACGCCCTCAAAGTGTTGTTCGCGCCGTTCCTGCCGTTCACCTCGGCGAAGCTTCACGGGCTGCTCGGGCACGAGGACACGCTGGAGGCGCACGGCTGGCAGTGGGAGCTGTTACCGGTCGGTCAGGCGCTGCCCGCGCCGAGTCCCTTGTTCGTCAAGATCGACACGAGCAAGCTCGCCGAGGCGTGA
- a CDS encoding glycosyltransferase family 39 protein codes for MTRSARLGARAAWLLLVPILLAYGYIAVGYARGTPRWNNPDEPAHVNVVRQIARTGQLPVLQQGDWDSELLSRLTTHWFPNDYDVDGIRYEGHQPPLYYLLAAPVHWLTAGQPINRQILALRLFSILIAAVTVVAAFVVAREAAPTRPALAVLTAATVAFIPMNTAISAAVNNDALASALAAVALAALMIGRRRGFSDRWAVGIGVLIGALVLTKLTVYVYVPLILGTLLLAGRTSSPGDAAGTARPAAISWLRTLRWPAIAVAVSLLVAGWWVVRNMLVYGPLDPLAMARHDQIVVGQPRWTSYDLESLDFFFRILFRSFWGMFGWMGVVLDDGFYILYLVLTVLGIAGVEIGWLARTALGVRHKGLLIGAALLVFGEVAYYNLTFIQPQGRYLFPALVPLALFLSSGWTALADRAVSPLPVRLLTTAVLAGAIAWALGEAHGALRASELWSDNALIAAASVGALAVLLLPERARRWLPDGLPLMLALTLGLLDYAALVKFVAPAFPVR; via the coding sequence GTGACCCGGAGCGCCCGCCTCGGCGCACGGGCGGCGTGGCTGCTGCTCGTCCCGATCTTGCTTGCGTACGGATATATCGCGGTCGGGTATGCGCGCGGCACGCCACGCTGGAACAACCCGGACGAGCCGGCCCACGTCAACGTCGTGCGGCAGATCGCCCGGACCGGGCAACTGCCCGTCCTCCAGCAGGGCGACTGGGACAGCGAGCTGCTGTCACGCCTGACGACGCACTGGTTCCCGAACGACTACGATGTCGACGGGATTCGCTACGAGGGACACCAGCCGCCGCTCTACTACCTGCTGGCCGCACCCGTGCACTGGTTGACGGCCGGCCAGCCGATCAACCGCCAGATCCTGGCACTCAGGCTCTTTTCGATCCTGATCGCGGCGGTGACGGTCGTGGCGGCGTTCGTCGTGGCGCGCGAGGCTGCCCCAACACGGCCGGCGCTCGCCGTCCTGACGGCCGCCACCGTCGCCTTCATCCCGATGAACACCGCGATCTCGGCGGCCGTCAACAACGATGCCCTGGCGAGCGCCCTGGCAGCCGTGGCGCTGGCCGCGCTGATGATCGGCCGGCGGCGGGGCTTCTCAGACCGGTGGGCCGTGGGGATTGGCGTCCTGATCGGGGCGCTGGTGCTGACCAAGCTGACCGTCTACGTGTACGTGCCGCTGATCCTGGGAACGCTGCTCCTGGCCGGGCGCACATCGTCCCCCGGCGATGCTGCAGGCACGGCTCGGCCTGCCGCCATCTCGTGGCTGCGGACGCTGCGCTGGCCGGCCATCGCCGTGGCTGTCTCCCTGCTGGTGGCCGGCTGGTGGGTCGTGCGGAACATGCTGGTCTACGGTCCGCTCGACCCGCTCGCCATGGCCCGCCACGACCAGATCGTCGTCGGGCAGCCACGCTGGACGAGCTACGACCTGGAGTCCCTTGACTTCTTCTTCCGGATCCTCTTCCGCAGCTTCTGGGGCATGTTCGGCTGGATGGGCGTCGTGCTGGACGACGGCTTCTACATCCTCTATCTCGTGCTGACGGTGCTCGGCATCGCGGGGGTAGAGATCGGCTGGCTGGCCCGAACGGCGCTCGGCGTCCGCCACAAGGGGCTGCTGATCGGGGCGGCGCTGCTGGTCTTCGGCGAGGTCGCCTATTACAACCTGACGTTCATCCAGCCGCAGGGCCGCTACCTGTTTCCGGCGCTGGTTCCGCTGGCGCTCTTTCTGTCGAGCGGCTGGACCGCGCTGGCCGACCGCGCCGTCAGTCCGCTCCCGGTGCGACTGCTCACGACGGCCGTCCTGGCCGGAGCCATCGCCTGGGCGCTGGGCGAGGCTCATGGCGCGCTGCGAGCCAGCGAGCTGTGGAGCGACAACGCCCTGATCGCGGCGGCATCGGTGGGCGCGCTGGCAGTCCTGCTGTTGCCTGAGCGCGCTCGACGCTGGCTGCCGGACGGCCTGCCGCTGATGCTGGCCCTGACGCTCGGCCTGCTGGACTACGCCGCCCTGGTCAAGTTCGTGGCGCCGGCGTTCCCGGTCCGGTAG